The nucleotide sequence TGTCGTAATATTCCCGATCTATCTTTGCCAACTTCTCGTCCTTTTCCAGTAAAACTTCGGCCGCTTTTTCATACTCGACATCTGAAACAGCCGTTTCCGAACGTACTATTTTCCGAGCAAAAGTTCGAGCCTCCCTGTCTACCGTCCATTTTTTTCCTTCCATCTCTTCATACAAGGGAAAGAACTGTTTCGCCTCTTGTTCGGAAAGCCCGATCTGTTTCATCATAAAATCCCGACGGAATTTACAGAACCGGTCAAACTGTTCTTTTCGCTGTTGCTTCGCCTTGTCGTTATTCTTATTCTGTGCCGAAACCGAAACGGGCAATGCCCACAATAAAACGGCCGATAATAATAAAATTATTTTCTTCATAACTACTTCTCCTTTAATAATCGCTATCGGTATAGAGCATTTCATAAGCCGTGTAATCATCGACATAATAAGCGATCCACTCGTCTTCTATCGTACTTCCATCTGTCGCCGAAGCCGTCATTTCCATATCAGGAGTTTCTCCTTTTTCCACCGAGAATATTCCCGTAAACATTTTCATCATAAGCCATATACCGGCAAACATGGCTGCCATATAAATCCACGGTCTTACCCGAAGCCATAACGAAGTTTGCACGAGTTCGGGAAATTCCCTTTCCGGCAAACTTTCCGTCATCTTTTCGGTGAAATCGGCAAAATAATTGCCGGGCACTTTCATACCGTGCTTCCTACCGATTTCATCTAACAGGGGAGTTTTCTTTTCCATAGCTTCACCTTTTGTTTGTTAGACACGAAAATAATGAAAAGGTTTAAACATGATCTTGCAGATATTCCTCTATTTTTTTCGCCGCATGGTGATACGATGCTTTCAATGCACCCACCGATGTTCCCAGAATTTCGGACATATCTTCGTATTTCATTTCGTCGAAATAGCGCATATTAAAAACGAGGCGTTGTTTCTCCGGAAGTTGCAAAACCGCCTCTTGCAAAAGCCTCTGTGCACGATCTCCGTCGAAATATTCGTCGCTCTCTACATGAGAGAGCAGGAAATCATCGGTATCGTCGGCCGTAAGATTCCGTCGTTCTCGTTCCCGTGCCAGAAAAGTCAATGCCTCATTCACTGCAATACGATAAAGCCAAGTCGACAATTTGGCATCCCCTCTGAAATACTCGATACTTCCCCATGCTTTTAAGAATGTATTTTGCAATAAATCATTGGCATCGTCGTGCGAAAGTACCATTTTTCGAATCTGCCAATATAACGGCTCACTATACCGGGCTACGACCCGTGCGAATGCCTGCCGCACAGTCGCCGGGTTCTGTAACTGCTCGATAACAATATCTTCGTTATAATCTTGCATATTCTCTCTTTTCAGCGGGTAAAGATACGTAGAGCCAACGGTTTATTCCTAACATATTTCATTCTTTTTTGTTATTTTTATTATTCGGTGAACTTCATAATGTTTTAATACATTACCTTTGTTTCCGAAAAACCACGAAGGAAACGGACAATCCCCCGACAAGAGGATAGTGCGGTTTTCCTTTACGGTTTTATACAATCTCGAAAATATGGAAATAAATTCTATACTCTTGGCATTTCTCCTCACGATGATAGCCGGCCTATCGACCGGAGTGGGAAGCCTCATTGCATTTTTCGCCAAGCGAACCAATACGAAATTTCTTTCTGCGGCATTGGGGTTCTCGGCCGGAGTAATGATATATATATCGTTCATGGAATTGATGCCAGAGGCATTGGGTATGCTCAGCGAGAATTTCAGCCCACGCATGTCTAATATCTACATGCTGATCGCATTTTTCTCGGGGACATCGTTTATCGCATTGATAGACTTCTTGATTCCCGAAGACGAGAATCCACATGAAATCCACCGCGTGGAAGAACTATCGGGACAACAACGATTGCACCGTACCGGAATACTGATGGCACTGGCTATCAGTATCCATAATTTCCCGGAAGGACTCGCTACATTCGCATCGGCACTGGGCAACATCGACATAGCTATTCCCATCGTCATAGCCATTGCCATTCACAACATACCGGAAGGTATCGCTGTCTCCGTACCCATCTATCAAGCGACGGGCAGCCACAAGAAAGCATTTTGGTATTCCCTGCTTTCCGGTATGGCCGAGCCGGTAGGCGCACTCATCGGATTCCTGTTTCTGTTACCTTTTTGGACTCCCACGATTCACGCGCTTCTATTGGCATTCGTATCGGGTATTATGGTGTTCATTTCATTCGATGAGCTGCTGCCGGGAGCCGAAAAATACGGTCATCATCACTACGGCATAGGAGGCGTCATCACCGGCATGGCAGTCATGGCCGCCAGCCTCCTGTTTTTCATCTAACACCCGGATAATATCCCGCCCTCGAAAAATCACTACTATTGATGATTGTAAAGAAAATTTTTCTCTTGTTACTTTGTGCAAAAATTCAAAGAGAGACTCGCTCTTTCAACAGTTAAACAAATCTTATGAAAAATTTTCTGCTCGCGTTCATCTTGGGAACTTTACCATTTCTTGCAACCGGTAAACCGATACCGGCGATTACCGATTCTTTGGGAAACCGCATATATAACCTGAATGCCATTACTATCATCAGTAACCCCAAATGGGATTCGAAACTGTTCGAGTTCCCCGGTTCCATCTCTTATCTCAACACGGGCAATCTCGACGAAATGAATATCCGTTCGGTCAAGGATATTTCTACCATCGTTCCCAATCTGTTTATTCCCGATTATGGCTCCAAACTCATTTCCTCGGCCTACATACGGGGTATAGGTTCCCGAATCAACTCTCCCGCCGTAGGCCTCTACGTCAATAACGTTCCCTATCTGGATAAAAGCACTTTCGATTTCGACTTCATCGATATTGCAAGTATCGAAGTCTTGAAAGGACCGCAAGGGACTCTCTACGGAAGGAATACTATGGCGGGACTCGTGAACATAAAGACTCTCTCGCCTTTGGAAAAACAGGGCTCGAAAATAAAATTGAGTTTCGGGAATTACAACTTATGGGGAGTCGCCGCTACTACCAGCCAAAAACTTACCGACGATTTCGCATTCTCGATAAATGCCCGCTACCGACAGGACGACGGCTACTTCAAAAACGAATATACCCGACAAAATAGCGGAAGTACCCGGTCGGGCGGTGGAAGAGTACAATTAGACTGGCGGGTAAACAGGCATTGGAAGTTGAGTTTCAGCGGTGACTACGAGGGTAGCGACCAACAGGGATACCCATATGCCGGTTATGACAAAACCCTGAAAAAGACCGGCAGCATCAGTTACAACGACGAAGCCTCGTATCGTCGCGATATATTCACGTCGGGTCTGTCGGTTCAATATCTCCACGACCGATTCATCTTCACATCGACGACGGGTTATCAATTCCTCGACGACGATATGCATTTGGACCAAGACTTTACTCTCCGCTCCATATTTACATTACAACAAAAACAAAAAATGCATGCGGTTTCACAGGAATTTGCCGTCAAATCGCACAAAGGCAAACGTTGGGAGTGGGTAGGAGGCTTATTCGGGTTTTATCAACAAACCCATACGAACGGCCCAGTAGATTTCAGACAAGACGGGATAGATTTGCTCATCACCAAACAGACCAACGACCAACTGGCGGCTCTCAAACAGAACCCTGCATTAGCGGGAATGCCCGATATTACAATAGATATAGATAACCGCAACCTGTATATCGACGGCATTTACAAAACACCGACCTACGGTGCTGCCGCCTTCGGACAAGCTACGCTCAATCGTATTTTTATCGACGGTTTATCGGCCACCGTAGGCTTACGAATAGACTACGAACATACCCGCATTTACCATCACACCCATGCGACCGAAGATCTCACAGGGCGTGCCAACGTCACGATCAATATGGGTAATCGCCCCCCGATGTCGATTCAACAGCCTTTTATCCTACCCCTCGGCATCGATGGAAAGGAGTCGATGAACACGATAGAACTGTCTCCCAAATTCGAAGTGAAATACGCTATCGGCAATAAAAGTTTCGTCTACGCCTCGGCAACCCGCGGTTACCGGTCGGGAGGATACAATTTCCAGATGTTCTCCAACTTGATACAATCCCAAATCCGGTCCAGCATGATGAGCGAACTGATGAAGAACATGGGTAGCGGTGGAAACGGAGGTCGTCCCACACCGGGCCGCAGTGCTGCCGGAATGCCTGCCTTCGAAAACACGACCGACGTGAACCAAGCCATCTCGTATAAACCCGAACATAGCTGGAATTACGAAATAGGCGGCCGTTCCCAGTTAATCGACCATCGACTGTTTGCCGATTTATCTTTATTCTACATCGATTGCCACGATCAGCAAATAGCTGCTGTAAGCGGATATGGCCGCATCACCAAAAATTCGGGACGTACCGCCAGTTACGGATTGGAGGCTTCGCTGCGAGCCACCCCGACCAACCGGCTGTTACTCTCGGCGACCTACGGTTACACCCATGCTACCTTCCAAGAATACAACGACGGGAAAAACGACTACAAAAACAATTTCGTCCCTTTTGCACCGGCTCATACGCTCGCCCTATCGGGCGCTTACACCCTGCCCTTAGACAAAGAGACCGACTTGACTTTCGATCTGCAATACCTCGGCCGAGGGAAAATATACTGGACCGAAGCCAACGATGCTGCGCAAAACTTTTATGGGCTGGTAAATGCATCGATTATCCTTTCGGGGAAATATGCCGATTTGAAACTATGGGGGAAAAATCTGCTGAATCAACATTATCAGGCGTTCTACTTCGAGACCATGAATGCCGAGAACTTGTCTACGCCCAACAGCTTCGTACAGTGCGGCCGCCCGATTACATTCGGCGCAGATATCACCATTAAGTTTTAATTCTCCTTAACCCCTCTCCGCAGAACTTTGTTCCGCGGGTCTCCCTCATACCGCTAACGCAACACCCCATGAGGCTACGGAATACGGCAAGGGAGAAGGTTAGATAGTTCCAGCTTGCTGCAAAAAAATAAAGCAAAAAAGGCATCTCCCTCCTCCTCTGTGTTTTGCGACAGCAAAATACAGGGGAGGTGGCCGCAGGCCGGAGGGGTTGGTCTTACAAAAAACTCCTATTCTATCTTTCTCACCCCCTCTCCGTCGAAAACTATTGTTTCTTCTGCTCCCCCCCCTATCGCTATGCGACACAAGGGGGAGAAGCGTAAAATCTATCCTTACATCACAAAAGAGAATGTTTCTTTAACCCCCTCTCACCCATACCCTGTGGCATTGCAGGGCATTCTCACACATTCCTCCCCAGCCGTGTCCCGTAATATCGCAGGGTATTGTGGCAATCGATATAAAAATAATCCTTACTATTCACATACAGAAATGGCTGTTTCCTCTTGAAACAGCCATTTTCCCATATTTTATCTTTCTATTCGGCAAAAGTCAAGCCTTGCAATTTATCCCATTCTCCACGGGTAAAATCGGGTATCTGTACAGGAACGGAGCCGTTGCGAACGGAGTAGTCGGTCAACTCGACCAGACACGACCATTCGGCTGCGTCGTAAACGTCCATATCGAGAGGCAAACCGTTTTTCAAGCAATGAATCAGACGATAATCCATAATGAAATCCATACCTCCGTGTCCGCCCACTTTGCGAGCTTTCTCGCCGATCTCTTTGCAGAAGGGGTGTTCATACACTTTCAGCAGAGAGTCGAGAGTTTGCTGGCTGACAAACTCATGCGCATTGGGTTCCAAAGCGATCCCCGTAAGCGGATATTTCTGAGCGAAACCTTTCGTACCGCTTACCATGTGAATGCGGTTATAGGGACGAGGACTGGTAACGTCGTGTTGTATCATGATGGTTTTCCCTTTGGCGGTACGAATAAGAGTCGTGTTCATATCACCCATATCGATACGTGCCGTATCCTCGCCGGTAATACCATGTTCGGCTGCATAAAGATGCATACCCTTTTGCGCATTAGACATGGAAACCAACGTAGCCATGCGGTCGCCCCGGTGAATGTTCAATATCTGGGCGACAGGACCTAATCCATGAGTAGGATAAGGATTACCGGCCTCCTCTTTCTGGGCTTTTAACCGCCACATGTTTTTATAACCGGTCGCCGTAGTGTCGTAATTATAAGAACGCAAGTCGTGGATATAAGCCCCCTCGGCATGCATCACATCTCCGAACAAGCCTTGTTGTGCCATATTGAGCGTTGCCATTTCGAAGAAATCGTAACAACAATTTTCCAACATCATGCAATGGCGGCGAGTCTGTTCGGCCGTATTTACCAAATCCCAGCACTCGGCTACGGTCATTGCCGCCGGTACTTCCACGGCGACATGTTTTCCCTGTTTCATGGCATAGACAGCCATCGGAGCATGAGAGTGCCAATCGGTGCAAATGTAGACCAAATCTATGTCGTCCCTTCCGCACATCTCTTTCCAAACGTCCTCACCCACATAAATATCGGCGGCAGGAAGTTTGTGCGAAGTAAGTATTTCATTCGCTTTGTTTACATTCACCGAATCCAAATCGCATAAAGCGACAACTTTGGCATCGGGCAGATAGACATACCGTTCAATAGCTCCTCTACCCCTCGCTCCTAATCCAATAAAACCGACTCTCACCGTATCCAAAGGTTCGCAAGCCAACTTCAAAACACTTTCCTGTCCGGCAGGCCTCGCAGGTTCTTCAAACGGATTACGTGGTGTCGTAGTACAAGCACTACACAACAAAAGCGCAGACAGCGCATAAAACATTTTCTTCTTCATGGTTATATTTTTCAGCATAAATAATAAATTTCCATCTCACCTCAAACTCCCAACAGGCCGAAAATAAAAAGATTTATACCCAGCCCTATGGTGTCAAAAAGGTCTTTTCCGCCTTGTTTAGAGGCCAAATCAAAGATAGCGCAAGAGAACACAAGCAAACGAATCTGTTCCTATCCAAAAGCATTCTATCTCTGCATTTTACGCAAATATAGGGAAAGGTGAGCGCAAAGGCAATCAAGAAATCTAATTTCCGATTTGACTATGCCGAACCGCATCCTATATTCTTTTCTACAAATATAAGGAAAGGCAACCACTCAAAAAAAGAACTTGCTCATTTTTTCGCTAAGCCATATCTCATATTCGATAGAGTCAAAGATACATAAAGAAAAACTCATTATGAAAAACGACAACATTTTTTATCTATCGAAAGGCTTCGAAAGAGAAAAATCTCTTAGATATCTATAAGGTTTTAAATCTTTATCAAACTTAAAAAGTCCCCCCGAAAAAACCAACATTTTATTCGACTTTTAATCGTTTCGGTGATAGTATCGCCTAATAAAGTTTTATTAAGGATTCTTTCGAAAAGGAAATAGGAGGTTATGGCTCATTATCCAAGAATATGAAATTCCCGCATGACTTATTTTTTTGTACCGTATTTATATAGAAAAAATGTGATTTCTTTTCGGTTTTTCGATTTTTGGACGGAGGATATTATGTATCGAGAATATATTTTTAGAAAGCCCGCCCCCTAAAATCTAATTTCTATCGAGATGGTTTATAATTGTGAAAATATGACTCTAATTCTAAAAAATAAGTCAAAAGCGAAAAAAAGTGGAAGAATTAGTTTTCGATTTAAAAATAGAACGCTATATTTGTACAAGTAAAAGATGAAAAATAAAACATAAACACTTAAAATAATAAAATATAACACAAACTTTTAACAGCAGTTTTAAACGTTGATTTAAACCACGAAAAACAAGAATCAACCATGATTAATTCAAATAAATTATAAACGAGTATTTACTAACCTTGATTATTAACAAACAAGCAGTATTATGAGAAGACAGGTGCTACTTCTGTTATTTTCCTTATTTGCTATAGTAGGTTTCGCTCAACAACGCACCGTAACGGGGACCGTTGTATCTGCCGAAGACGGACTGCCCGTTATCGGGGCATCGATCCATGTCAAAGGATCCTCACAAGGAGCGACAACCGACTTAGATGGAAAATATTCTATTAAAGTCAATGAAAACGCAAGCCTAACATTCAGTTACGTGGGTATGCAACCGAAAACGGTGCAAGTTGGAAACCAATCTGTCATCAATGTAACTTTAACCTCGTCATCGACACAATTAGACGAGGTTGTCGTAACAGCGATGGGTATTCGGGAAGAAAAGAAAAAACTGAACTTCGCCGTCCAAAGTCTAAATGCCGACGAGGTTACTGCCGGACAATCGGCAAACTTCGTAAATTCTCTACAAGGGAAAATTGCCGGTGTACAAGTATCAGGGAGCGGAGGTTCACCCAATTCCAGTTCCCAAATCATCATTCGTGCGATTTCGTCCATCAACTCAGGACAAAATAACGAACCCCTGTTTATTATCGATGGGATGCCCATGCGTGGAGGCGGTTCGTCGGCCGGTGACATCAACCCGAACGACATCGAAAACATGACCGTATTGAAAGGTGCTGCTGCATCGGCATTGTACGGCTCGGAAGCAGCCAACGGTGTAATCCTAATCACCACGAAAAGCGGTAAAACCGGACAGATCGTCGTGAACGGTAGTGCCAGCGTACAAATCGACAACAGCGTAAGAATCCCTAAAATTCAACAGAAATATGCTCCGGGAAATCTCGGTTTCTATAAAGAAAATTCCGTAAGCGGAGGTTGGGGTCCTCTTTTGAAAGAAGGGGAAAGAACCTACGATAACGTCGGAAACTTCTTGGGAACGGGATTGTATCAAAAATACGATGTGAACGCTTCGGGAGGAACAGACAAATTCACAGCTTATGCATCGTTCAACTACACTTCTACCGACGGTGTTGTCCCCGAAGATTACAAGAATCGCATGGGTGCTTTGTTAAAAGCAACTTTCACCCCTTCGAAATGGGTAAAAATCAATGCATCATTAAATTATATCGATACGAAATCCCGTTCATTCGGCAATAGCATGAGTTCTATCTACACTTGGCCTATCAACAACGATATGCGAGTGTACAAAACGCCATTGGGAAAACCCGTTTACAGCATAGAAGACGGTGGTCGTTACGACAATTGGAATGCCCTTACAGACGCCGATAAAATTGCAGCCGGAGTAAGCCCTTATTGGGGACGTTACGAAGACGGAGGGGAGACACAATCTTCACGTACTATCTTAAACGGATCGATCGAATGGACTCCCATAAAGGATTTGACCTTCACCGGTAAAATCGCATACGACAAAGGATATACAACTTCCGACGCCTACGCCAAACCTCGTTTCGATAAAGACGAACTGGACGAGAGCGTTATTTCCAAATATCTCTACAAATTCGGTTCTTATAAATTCGAACCCAGCCGTAGCGAATTGCTCACGATACAGGGATTGGCCACATACAAAGTAGATTTGTTCAAAGATTTCAGCATGAATCTGTTGGCCGGAGCCGAAATCATGATCAACAAAAGCTATGAAGCCACTATGGCGGGACAGGAGTTCGTATTGGAAGGAGACTATTACAGTTTCAACAATACGAATACCGAAAACTGGCTGAAAACGGGCGACTATCCCATTTCCTACTTCCGCTCCAAGAAAAACAAATACGGGTATTTCGGAGAATTACGATTCGACTATAAAGGAATCGCCCAATTAAGCGGAACAGCCCGCTACGACGGTTCCTCTACCTTGAAACAAGCCGAAAAATCTTCCTACTTCTATCCTTCGGTAACGGCAGGTTTAATTTTCAGCGAATTGTTCCACATCAGTAACGATTGGTTCAGCTATGGTAAAATACGCGGAAACTGGGCACAAGTCGGGAAAGATGCTACTCCCAACAAATTTACCAAAGCCTATCGGGAAGCCTCTACATTCCCCGACGGAGGATATAGTGTCGACCCCACAGCTTCTTACGCGATTACGCTGGAACCCGAAATGACAAAGTCGTGGGAAATCGGAGCCGATTTAAGATTCTTCGACAGCCGCACCCGTTTAGATGTAGCCTACTACTCGACTACGGTAAACAACCAAATCGTAACCGTGAGAGTTTCGCCTTCATCGGGAACTATTCTACAAGTCCGCAACGAAGGTAGTATCGAGAATCACGGTGTGGAAGCTACGTTAAGCCAAGACATTCTTCGCAGTAAAGATTTCGAATGGACCGCCAACCTCAACTTCGGGTTGAATCGGGGTGTCGTAAAATCGTTACCCGAAGACGTGAGCGAAATTCAAGGAACTCAGTTCAGCGATATCTATACTACCGCCTATCTAAACGGTTCGACGACGGGTATTTCAGGCAAGGACTATATGCGTGCTCCCGACGGACAAATACTTATCGACGAGGACGGATATCCCATTATCAACCCGGCCAAGAGCGTATATATCGGTAACCGCGAGCCCGACTTCCTGATGGGATTGAGCAGTACGTTCCGATGGAAAGACTTGACTGTATCGTTCTTGCTGGACGGACGTGTAGGAGGAGACGTATATAACGGAACCGCACGCTCTCTCTTTACCAACGGTATGCACAAATCGTTGGAGAACTACCGTAACCGCGAAGTAGTCGTAAAAGGTGTAGTCGCACAACCCGACGGAACTTATGTACAAAACAACAAGCCTATCATTTTGAATCAGACCAACCTGAATACCTATTTCTATGGCGTAAGCTCCAATTTTATCGAAGACGGTTCTTATCTCCGATTGAGTTACGTCACCGTAGGATATGATTTCACACGGTTCTTGAAAAAAGGGAATCCCTACATTAAAGGATTGAGAGCTTCCATTACAGGCCGCAATCTCTTCCTGTTGACCAAATATTCGGGTTCTGATCCGCAAATTTCAACTTCGGCAGCCTACGGTACAGGAACGATGGGTATCGACAATATGTCTATCCCGGCCACCCGCAGTTTCAATTTCACTATAAACGCAACATTCTAACATCAAGGAACCATGAATAAATATAAAGTTATCATATTATCGTTGTTAATCAGTTTCATGGGCGCAAGTTGCGAAGACTGGTTGTACGACAACGTCAACGAAGATGCCGCTCATGAAGTTCTGCCCCAACAGGTATTGCCTGTCGTGCTGTTCTACTCGGCTCAACTTCAATTCGACCATGCCGAATACGGCGCTTATCTGACCCAAACATTGACTACCGGCGGACGTAACCAAACGTCGAGTTTCGCATACAAATCCGGCTGGGGCGATTTCCTGACGATGAACCGTCACCCGCAATGGCGTCGCCACTTCTACGATATCGGTGTCAATGCCAAAGAAATCATCGACGAGGCTCACGAAGCACAAGCGTGGAATCTGGAACTCATCGGCCGTACCCTTCGGTTAATGTCCACCCAAATGACAACCGACCTGTTCGGAGACATGCCTCGTTCGGAAGCCTATGAATCGAACAGTCCGCACTACGATACGCAAGAAAGCATCTACGAGTGGATGAATCAAGAAATAGAAGAGCTGATAGGCATGTATGAAGATCCCACTTATACCGAAGCCGCGACCAATATACCTATCGATCAATCGATCGACCGTGTCTTCGCCGGAGATCTAAATAAATGGAAACACTATACCTACGCCTTAAAAGCCCGGTTATTGCTTCGCAAATTGCCGAATTGGGAAAACAATGCGGCGACATGCCAAGCCATCATTACAGCTGTCAACCGGGCACTCGAAGGTTGGGAAGATGTACTTTATCGTTTCGACGGCGGTAACGGAGCCCAAAATTCTCCGTGGGGCGAAGCCTTCGGATCGACCGAACAAGGAGGTCTCGGCTGGGAAGGACGT is from Barnesiella intestinihominis YIT 11860 and encodes:
- a CDS encoding SusC/RagA family TonB-linked outer membrane protein; the protein is MRRQVLLLLFSLFAIVGFAQQRTVTGTVVSAEDGLPVIGASIHVKGSSQGATTDLDGKYSIKVNENASLTFSYVGMQPKTVQVGNQSVINVTLTSSSTQLDEVVVTAMGIREEKKKLNFAVQSLNADEVTAGQSANFVNSLQGKIAGVQVSGSGGSPNSSSQIIIRAISSINSGQNNEPLFIIDGMPMRGGGSSAGDINPNDIENMTVLKGAAASALYGSEAANGVILITTKSGKTGQIVVNGSASVQIDNSVRIPKIQQKYAPGNLGFYKENSVSGGWGPLLKEGERTYDNVGNFLGTGLYQKYDVNASGGTDKFTAYASFNYTSTDGVVPEDYKNRMGALLKATFTPSKWVKINASLNYIDTKSRSFGNSMSSIYTWPINNDMRVYKTPLGKPVYSIEDGGRYDNWNALTDADKIAAGVSPYWGRYEDGGETQSSRTILNGSIEWTPIKDLTFTGKIAYDKGYTTSDAYAKPRFDKDELDESVISKYLYKFGSYKFEPSRSELLTIQGLATYKVDLFKDFSMNLLAGAEIMINKSYEATMAGQEFVLEGDYYSFNNTNTENWLKTGDYPISYFRSKKNKYGYFGELRFDYKGIAQLSGTARYDGSSTLKQAEKSSYFYPSVTAGLIFSELFHISNDWFSYGKIRGNWAQVGKDATPNKFTKAYREASTFPDGGYSVDPTASYAITLEPEMTKSWEIGADLRFFDSRTRLDVAYYSTTVNNQIVTVRVSPSSGTILQVRNEGSIENHGVEATLSQDILRSKDFEWTANLNFGLNRGVVKSLPEDVSEIQGTQFSDIYTTAYLNGSTTGISGKDYMRAPDGQILIDEDGYPIINPAKSVYIGNREPDFLMGLSSTFRWKDLTVSFLLDGRVGGDVYNGTARSLFTNGMHKSLENYRNREVVVKGVVAQPDGTYVQNNKPIILNQTNLNTYFYGVSSNFIEDGSYLRLSYVTVGYDFTRFLKKGNPYIKGLRASITGRNLFLLTKYSGSDPQISTSAAYGTGTMGIDNMSIPATRSFNFTINATF
- a CDS encoding TonB-dependent receptor; translated protein: MKNFLLAFILGTLPFLATGKPIPAITDSLGNRIYNLNAITIISNPKWDSKLFEFPGSISYLNTGNLDEMNIRSVKDISTIVPNLFIPDYGSKLISSAYIRGIGSRINSPAVGLYVNNVPYLDKSTFDFDFIDIASIEVLKGPQGTLYGRNTMAGLVNIKTLSPLEKQGSKIKLSFGNYNLWGVAATTSQKLTDDFAFSINARYRQDDGYFKNEYTRQNSGSTRSGGGRVQLDWRVNRHWKLSFSGDYEGSDQQGYPYAGYDKTLKKTGSISYNDEASYRRDIFTSGLSVQYLHDRFIFTSTTGYQFLDDDMHLDQDFTLRSIFTLQQKQKMHAVSQEFAVKSHKGKRWEWVGGLFGFYQQTHTNGPVDFRQDGIDLLITKQTNDQLAALKQNPALAGMPDITIDIDNRNLYIDGIYKTPTYGAAAFGQATLNRIFIDGLSATVGLRIDYEHTRIYHHTHATEDLTGRANVTINMGNRPPMSIQQPFILPLGIDGKESMNTIELSPKFEVKYAIGNKSFVYASATRGYRSGGYNFQMFSNLIQSQIRSSMMSELMKNMGSGGNGGRPTPGRSAAGMPAFENTTDVNQAISYKPEHSWNYEIGGRSQLIDHRLFADLSLFYIDCHDQQIAAVSGYGRITKNSGRTASYGLEASLRATPTNRLLLSATYGYTHATFQEYNDGKNDYKNNFVPFAPAHTLALSGAYTLPLDKETDLTFDLQYLGRGKIYWTEANDAAQNFYGLVNASIILSGKYADLKLWGKNLLNQHYQAFYFETMNAENLSTPNSFVQCGRPITFGADITIKF
- the zupT gene encoding zinc transporter ZupT — its product is MEINSILLAFLLTMIAGLSTGVGSLIAFFAKRTNTKFLSAALGFSAGVMIYISFMELMPEALGMLSENFSPRMSNIYMLIAFFSGTSFIALIDFLIPEDENPHEIHRVEELSGQQRLHRTGILMALAISIHNFPEGLATFASALGNIDIAIPIVIAIAIHNIPEGIAVSVPIYQATGSHKKAFWYSLLSGMAEPVGALIGFLFLLPFWTPTIHALLLAFVSGIMVFISFDELLPGAEKYGHHHYGIGGVITGMAVMAASLLFFI
- a CDS encoding SusD/RagB family nutrient-binding outer membrane lipoprotein; this translates as MNKYKVIILSLLISFMGASCEDWLYDNVNEDAAHEVLPQQVLPVVLFYSAQLQFDHAEYGAYLTQTLTTGGRNQTSSFAYKSGWGDFLTMNRHPQWRRHFYDIGVNAKEIIDEAHEAQAWNLELIGRTLRLMSTQMTTDLFGDMPRSEAYESNSPHYDTQESIYEWMNQEIEELIGMYEDPTYTEAATNIPIDQSIDRVFAGDLNKWKHYTYALKARLLLRKLPNWENNAATCQAIITAVNRALEGWEDVLYRFDGGNGAQNSPWGEAFGSTEQGGLGWEGRGNMLNSAVPTKYFMENILGVFESHNNLRGWAEDPRILAFMSARPGPSGTSDSGTEMRYLDTNIGMDVSYKVDNYPTLFPEVDGKKVSVYTQNTGYVPLFLEEELLLIKAEATYWSGDKPTARSLTMQAAEINFDRFNLSSIYGSSYTRYRNNYLGNETGTGNYVTTYFPADGFNIGHIMRQKYVCLYLQPEQWTDMRRYNYSCEENGIQYDNTYVYPGLKRPNNIYEAHWGDDPKAWINRINYDPETEEKYNKAELERLGAYKNYQWLRKPMIWQ
- a CDS encoding Gfo/Idh/MocA family protein; translation: MKKKMFYALSALLLCSACTTTPRNPFEEPARPAGQESVLKLACEPLDTVRVGFIGLGARGRGAIERYVYLPDAKVVALCDLDSVNVNKANEILTSHKLPAADIYVGEDVWKEMCGRDDIDLVYICTDWHSHAPMAVYAMKQGKHVAVEVPAAMTVAECWDLVNTAEQTRRHCMMLENCCYDFFEMATLNMAQQGLFGDVMHAEGAYIHDLRSYNYDTTATGYKNMWRLKAQKEEAGNPYPTHGLGPVAQILNIHRGDRMATLVSMSNAQKGMHLYAAEHGITGEDTARIDMGDMNTTLIRTAKGKTIMIQHDVTSPRPYNRIHMVSGTKGFAQKYPLTGIALEPNAHEFVSQQTLDSLLKVYEHPFCKEIGEKARKVGGHGGMDFIMDYRLIHCLKNGLPLDMDVYDAAEWSCLVELTDYSVRNGSVPVQIPDFTRGEWDKLQGLTFAE
- a CDS encoding RNA polymerase sigma factor, which codes for MQDYNEDIVIEQLQNPATVRQAFARVVARYSEPLYWQIRKMVLSHDDANDLLQNTFLKAWGSIEYFRGDAKLSTWLYRIAVNEALTFLARERERRNLTADDTDDFLLSHVESDEYFDGDRAQRLLQEAVLQLPEKQRLVFNMRYFDEMKYEDMSEILGTSVGALKASYHHAAKKIEEYLQDHV